In Dyadobacter subterraneus, a single genomic region encodes these proteins:
- a CDS encoding cytochrome b/b6 domain-containing protein encodes MKVIKEKHSLAMRWTHWVNFPILTVMIWSGMLIYWANDAYSVTIFGYTFYHFFPDSVFTFFHIPYRLAEGMAFHFLFMWFFTLNGIFYVLYTLFSGEWRNLVPQKKSFKEAWLVLLHDLHIRNTAPPQDKYNAAQRIAYTAIIIMGLGSVLTGLAVYKPVQFYWLCWFFGGYNLARILHFSLTLGYLFFFVIHIVQVIIAGWNNFRSVISGFEVVNEENTSGLTDENQNSSGPEHLIIE; translated from the coding sequence ATGAAAGTTATAAAAGAAAAACATTCACTTGCCATGCGCTGGACGCATTGGGTCAATTTCCCGATACTAACTGTCATGATTTGGAGCGGAATGTTGATATACTGGGCTAATGATGCTTATTCAGTAACTATTTTCGGCTATACTTTCTACCATTTCTTTCCGGACTCAGTGTTCACTTTTTTTCATATTCCTTACAGGCTGGCGGAAGGCATGGCATTTCACTTTTTGTTCATGTGGTTTTTTACCCTGAATGGAATATTTTATGTCTTGTACACCCTTTTCTCTGGCGAATGGAGAAATCTGGTTCCTCAAAAAAAGTCGTTCAAGGAAGCGTGGCTGGTACTTCTACACGACCTCCACATACGAAACACCGCACCTCCCCAGGATAAGTACAATGCCGCACAAAGGATTGCGTATACCGCGATTATTATCATGGGTCTGGGTTCAGTACTTACGGGTTTAGCAGTTTATAAACCGGTTCAGTTCTATTGGTTATGCTGGTTTTTTGGCGGTTATAACCTGGCAAGGATTCTGCATTTTTCTCTGACACTTGGGTATCTGTTTTTCTTTGTCATACATATCGTCCAGGTAATCATTGCTGGTTGGAATAATTTCAGATCTGTTATTTCCGGTTTTGAAGTTGTAAACGAGGAAAACACTAGTGGTCTGACTGATGAGAACCAAAATTCTTCGGGTCCTGAACATTTAATAATCGAATAA
- a CDS encoding sigma-70 family RNA polymerase sigma factor: MLIDKNKSVTGSEPVDPLQWVKRYADYLYTYAVTRINDEEQARDLVQETFLAALEKVKTFEGRSSEGTWLTAILKNKIIDVYRKKSSGLSNKSGVSEAEQDQKNFFDPDDGHWNEDFRPKELGAEEDLLVNAEFSMILQKCMDKLPALWSAVFTLKHMDEEVTENICETLKITPSNFWVIMHRAKLNLRACLQKNWI, translated from the coding sequence ATGCTAATCGATAAGAATAAGTCTGTGACTGGCAGTGAACCCGTTGATCCGCTTCAATGGGTTAAAAGGTATGCCGATTACCTTTATACATACGCTGTAACGCGCATTAACGATGAAGAGCAGGCGAGAGATTTGGTTCAGGAAACTTTTCTCGCTGCGCTGGAAAAGGTAAAGACTTTTGAAGGGAGAAGTTCGGAAGGAACCTGGTTAACAGCAATTTTAAAAAATAAAATAATTGATGTCTATCGTAAAAAATCTTCCGGATTATCTAATAAATCCGGTGTTTCAGAGGCGGAACAAGATCAAAAGAATTTTTTCGATCCGGACGACGGGCATTGGAATGAAGATTTCCGGCCAAAGGAACTTGGAGCGGAGGAAGACCTGCTTGTAAATGCGGAATTCTCTATGATTCTTCAAAAATGTATGGACAAATTACCCGCCCTTTGGTCAGCTGTTTTCACTTTGAAACATATGGATGAGGAGGTAACCGAAAATATTTGTGAGACGTTGAAAATAACACCTTCTAATTTTTGGGTGATCATGCATAGGGCTAAGCTTAACCTTCGTGCTTGTCTTCAGAAAAACTGGATTTAA
- a CDS encoding proline iminopeptidase-family hydrolase has translation MKYFVTILFLSVFLTGSTPKKIQPGEGFVEVKGGRIWYKVVGTGKGVPLLLIHGGPGSRSCEGIPGYSTLGNDRPIIFYDQLGSGHSDRPTDTTLWQLPRFVDEIDALRKALDLKELNILGSSWGGTVAVEYMVTKKPKGVKSVIFAGPLISTPKWMRDAKILISQLPKPVQDSINKYESLHIYDHKSYMAATDTFNIHYLSRKPGPRISAPDCAGSGKGNGDIYRYMWGPTEFNATGTLKNFERTPNLHEIKEPVLFITGRFDEARPETMYEFQKEIPGSKVEIVENSGHNKIRDNPEQYLGAIRKFLNGK, from the coding sequence ATGAAGTATTTCGTTACCATTTTATTTCTTTCCGTGTTTTTGACAGGAAGTACTCCGAAAAAGATTCAGCCGGGAGAAGGTTTTGTTGAAGTTAAAGGCGGCCGGATCTGGTATAAAGTGGTTGGTACTGGCAAAGGAGTTCCGCTTTTGTTGATTCATGGAGGTCCGGGCAGCAGAAGCTGTGAGGGAATTCCGGGATATTCAACTTTGGGAAATGACCGGCCTATTATTTTTTATGATCAATTAGGTTCCGGTCATTCGGACAGACCAACGGATACCACGCTTTGGCAACTTCCAAGATTTGTAGATGAGATTGATGCACTTCGTAAAGCTTTGGATTTGAAAGAATTAAATATTCTTGGAAGTTCATGGGGCGGAACTGTCGCGGTAGAATATATGGTAACTAAAAAGCCGAAGGGCGTGAAGTCGGTTATTTTTGCCGGTCCGCTGATCAGTACACCAAAATGGATGCGGGATGCCAAAATCCTGATTTCTCAACTACCAAAACCGGTGCAGGATTCGATAAATAAATATGAAAGTCTGCATATTTATGACCACAAATCATACATGGCAGCGACCGATACTTTTAACATTCATTATCTAAGCAGAAAACCCGGTCCAAGAATTTCTGCACCGGATTGTGCAGGTTCCGGAAAAGGGAATGGTGACATTTATCGATATATGTGGGGACCAACAGAATTTAACGCCACCGGTACTTTGAAAAACTTTGAAAGAACGCCTAACCTGCACGAAATAAAAGAACCCGTTTTGTTTATAACGGGACGTTTCGACGAGGCGCGACCAGAAACCATGTACGAATTTCAAAAGGAAATTCCGGGATCAAAAGTTGAGATTGTTGAAAATTCGGGTCATAATAAAATCAGGGATAATCCGGAGCAGTATCTGGGAGCGATCAGAAAATTTCTGAATGGCAAATAG
- a CDS encoding molybdopterin-dependent oxidoreductase: MEIIDPKNKKEITVDQKIRRRTFISFATFFALSAAAYEGWDWLYHAPSETNGITARARKPLRAAMNKTEIFFRKFFSDNHLVKTYPKSMAAQKVRVNSNIGNDDKNFNPENWELSVIKSTSEVLKVNMEALKALPKTEIVFDFKCVEGWDQIQHWGGVRFIDFIKHYKLVNLTTMKYVGMETPNGKYQVGLDMESALHPQTILAYEMNDQPLQTVHGAPLRLIIPVKYGIKNLKCIGKITFSDQRPPDYWAKRGYDYYSGL, from the coding sequence ATGGAAATTATCGATCCAAAAAATAAGAAAGAAATTACCGTAGATCAAAAGATCAGGAGACGGACCTTCATTTCATTTGCTACTTTTTTTGCATTGAGCGCTGCGGCTTACGAAGGTTGGGATTGGCTTTATCATGCCCCTTCTGAAACAAATGGTATCACGGCACGCGCCCGAAAACCGCTGCGGGCTGCAATGAATAAAACCGAAATATTTTTCCGGAAGTTTTTCAGTGATAATCATCTTGTGAAAACATATCCAAAATCAATGGCCGCACAAAAGGTCAGGGTTAATAGTAATATTGGAAATGATGACAAAAACTTCAATCCTGAAAACTGGGAGCTTTCGGTTATAAAAAGTACGAGCGAAGTCTTGAAAGTAAATATGGAAGCCTTGAAAGCACTTCCTAAAACTGAAATTGTCTTCGATTTTAAATGCGTTGAAGGCTGGGATCAGATCCAGCATTGGGGCGGTGTGCGTTTTATTGATTTTATCAAACATTATAAACTGGTCAATTTGACCACGATGAAATATGTGGGTATGGAAACGCCGAACGGGAAGTACCAGGTTGGACTGGATATGGAAAGTGCTCTGCATCCGCAAACGATCCTGGCTTATGAAATGAATGATCAGCCTCTTCAAACTGTTCATGGTGCGCCGCTCAGATTGATAATTCCGGTTAAATACGGAATTAAAAACTTAAAATGTATTGGAAAAATAACTTTCAGCGATCAACGTCCGCCCGATTACTGGGCAAAGAGAGGTTATGATTATTATTCCGGATTGTAG
- a CDS encoding YihY/virulence factor BrkB family protein: protein MNKIKFTFSLIKDSFNEFMNDNGLKLAAALSYYTVFSLAPMLLVIISVVSFFYGREAFTGELFGQISGLVGKDAAAQLQEIIKNAEISNKSTVAATVGVVTLLIGATGVFAEIQDSINYIWSIKSKPKKSWLAYLKNRLLSFSVILTLGFLLIVSLGVNTAIDLLSSRLERYFSEVSVIIFSGLNIILVLIVLTALFTAIFKVLPDGHVRWKECMIGAAFTAVMFAIGKFGISLYLGQQDLGATYGASASIVILLTWVYYSSIILYFGAEFTKVYAKTDGEDISPNEHAVLISRKEVVEKQGSSMPEVAEPSTKSEPSLKLVASLPEEGKKLIHTVIKFIDDKFDILKQQILPVFESVAATVTFYVLVAISAFTILITCLVLLGNFLNKELDSYYLGYVILLGTFLILGAASIFLRKNVQEAVRKLLISMNKA from the coding sequence ATGAACAAAATAAAATTTACCTTTTCGCTCATTAAAGATAGTTTTAATGAATTCATGAACGATAATGGCCTCAAACTGGCGGCTGCATTATCCTATTATACTGTTTTCTCGCTGGCTCCGATGCTGCTTGTTATTATATCTGTCGTTAGTTTTTTTTATGGTAGAGAGGCTTTTACGGGCGAATTATTTGGTCAGATCAGCGGTCTTGTTGGAAAAGATGCCGCGGCTCAGCTCCAGGAAATTATTAAGAATGCAGAAATCTCCAATAAATCAACCGTAGCTGCCACTGTGGGCGTTGTTACACTTTTAATTGGTGCAACCGGAGTATTTGCGGAAATCCAGGATTCTATTAACTACATATGGTCCATTAAATCAAAACCTAAGAAAAGCTGGCTGGCTTATCTTAAAAACAGACTTTTATCATTTTCAGTAATATTAACACTTGGATTTTTATTGATAGTTTCTCTGGGTGTTAATACTGCAATTGACCTTCTTAGCAGCCGACTTGAACGATATTTTTCCGAAGTTTCAGTGATAATTTTTAGCGGTTTGAATATCATTCTGGTGCTGATCGTTCTAACCGCTTTGTTTACTGCTATTTTCAAAGTTTTGCCCGACGGACATGTTCGCTGGAAAGAATGTATGATCGGGGCAGCATTTACGGCTGTCATGTTTGCAATTGGAAAATTCGGAATTAGCTTATACCTGGGACAGCAGGATCTTGGCGCAACTTATGGGGCATCGGCTTCCATCGTTATTTTATTAACCTGGGTTTATTATTCCTCAATTATTTTATACTTCGGTGCTGAATTTACTAAGGTTTATGCCAAAACGGACGGTGAAGATATTTCGCCGAATGAACATGCTGTTTTGATTTCGAGGAAAGAAGTGGTGGAAAAACAAGGTTCAAGCATGCCGGAAGTTGCGGAGCCATCAACAAAATCCGAACCATCGTTAAAACTTGTCGCATCCTTACCGGAAGAAGGCAAAAAGCTGATTCATACGGTTATCAAATTTATTGATGACAAATTTGATATTTTAAAACAACAAATTCTTCCGGTTTTCGAATCTGTTGCCGCCACCGTAACCTTTTATGTTTTAGTTGCAATTTCAGCTTTTACAATCCTGATTACCTGCCTGGTTCTGCTGGGAAATTTCCTGAATAAGGAATTGGACAGCTATTATCTGGGCTACGTAATCTTATTGGGCACATTTCTAATTTTAGGTGCTGCAAGTATATTTCTTAGAAAAAATGTACAGGAAGCCGTTCGTAAATTACTGATTTCTATGAACAAAGCCTGA
- the msrB gene encoding peptide-methionine (R)-S-oxide reductase MsrB: protein MKKLNIIIAFVLLLSMNACGQSRKNKNKESTVDTVTFPGAKSDAEWKKVLSSEAYQIMVERGTETPFRNPYWNNHEKGTYVSAATGKPLFSSDTKFESGTGWPSFFKPIDPKAVKVVTDNSLGMSRDEVVESSTGLHLGHVFDDGPAPTGKRYCMNSWALKFIPAK from the coding sequence ATGAAAAAGTTAAATATAATAATTGCGTTCGTTTTGCTGCTGTCAATGAATGCATGCGGTCAAAGTCGTAAAAATAAAAATAAGGAAAGCACTGTGGATACCGTGACGTTTCCCGGAGCAAAGTCGGACGCCGAATGGAAGAAAGTTTTATCTTCCGAAGCATACCAGATTATGGTTGAAAGAGGAACGGAAACCCCATTCCGGAATCCGTATTGGAACAATCACGAGAAAGGAACTTATGTAAGTGCCGCAACAGGAAAGCCGTTATTCAGCTCTGATACTAAATTCGAATCTGGTACCGGATGGCCCAGTTTTTTCAAACCGATTGATCCCAAAGCTGTTAAAGTTGTGACGGATAATTCTTTGGGAATGTCAAGAGACGAAGTGGTTGAAAGCAGTACAGGATTACATTTGGGCCATGTTTTTGACGATGGCCCTGCTCCCACCGGAAAACGTTATTGTATGAATTCCTGGGCATTGAAATTTATTCCGGCTAAGTAA
- a CDS encoding S41 family peptidase, whose protein sequence is MKTTFTFTLLLFSFFSFGIDVNNTRMLSQPTISAGHIAFIYAEDLWIANPDGSQPRRLTVDKGIESVPAFSPDGKLIAFSAEYDGNKDVFVLPVEGGIPTRLTWHPGDDVVKGFTPDGKNILFTSKRAVFTNRYAQLFTVPVSGGFPVQLEIPNAFHASYATDGKYMAYTPLADAFLQWKNYRGGTIANIWLFSFQDKSIVKIPQPTGGCNDTGPSWLGNKVYFRSDRNGEFNLYSYDVMSKEIKQLTSFKDFPVLNMSSGNGKIIFEQAGYLHTLDPASGTSGKLTIGIAADLLELRPRFVKSPSYIRSADISPSGSRVVFDYRGEIVTVPAEKGDPRNVTNTPGAHEKYPAWSPDGKSIAYFSDASGEYQLYIKSQDGKGEVRAISVVGNGFYANIRWSPDSKKLSYVDNGRNLYLVDLKSGVSKKIDADELYTPGPFREQFGDWSPDSKWIAYTKVEDTYFKRILFYSVDQEKSFPVTDGLSNASDPVFDPSGKYLYFFASTNAGPVVNWFDQSNIDMRATSSIYLLTLQKETVSPFAKESDEESAKEEKEEEKKVEEKAGKDKGKSSKTTVVAEKKETDKKPVSVKIDMEGIENRIIDIPVKDGDHSSLAVAKEGELLYIRYADDGKAILHKYDIKKRKDSDVMELDEYFISADGKKMLYSKAGAYGISNAGEKPEAGKGTLNVSDIQVKIDPVAEWSNIFNEAWRVNRDYFYDPKMHGADWKAMKEKYAVFLPDLATRNDLNMLIQWMCSELAIGHHRVSDPGDKMNKPLKVNGGLLGADYVITNNHYQIKKIYGGLNYNPKLRSPLTEPGINAKVGDYILAVNGVEVTAAENLYKFFEATADKIVELKIGPNADGKNSRIVKVVPVENEYALRNRDWVEGNLKKVNEATKGRVAYVYVPNTAGEGHDYFKRYFFPQANKKAIIIDERFNGGGLLADYYIDILQRPYQANWHMRYGRELKSPSASIQGPKVMITDETAGSGGDMLPFMFHKFKVGTLVGKRTWGGLVGILGFPEFLDGGSVTAPNVAIWTKDGFIIENVGVAPDIEVEQTPSEVIKGNDPQLERAIEVALKELEKNPVVEPVRPEFPIRVKK, encoded by the coding sequence ATGAAAACAACTTTTACGTTCACGCTTCTTCTCTTTTCGTTTTTTTCTTTTGGTATTGATGTCAACAATACCAGAATGCTTTCCCAGCCCACAATCAGCGCCGGGCATATTGCCTTTATTTATGCGGAAGATCTCTGGATTGCAAATCCGGATGGTTCACAACCGAGAAGGTTAACCGTTGATAAAGGTATCGAATCAGTTCCTGCATTTTCACCAGATGGAAAACTCATTGCTTTCAGTGCTGAATATGACGGAAACAAAGATGTTTTTGTGCTGCCTGTTGAAGGTGGAATTCCGACTAGGCTTACCTGGCATCCGGGTGATGACGTGGTAAAAGGATTTACACCTGATGGGAAAAATATTTTATTCACTTCAAAACGCGCGGTATTTACAAACCGTTATGCACAGTTATTTACCGTTCCGGTTTCAGGCGGTTTCCCTGTCCAGCTCGAAATTCCAAATGCTTTTCATGCTTCTTATGCGACTGATGGAAAATATATGGCTTACACGCCGTTGGCGGATGCTTTTTTACAGTGGAAAAATTATCGCGGTGGTACGATCGCAAATATCTGGCTGTTTTCTTTTCAGGACAAGTCCATAGTAAAAATTCCACAGCCAACTGGCGGATGTAATGATACCGGACCATCCTGGCTGGGCAATAAAGTATATTTCAGAAGTGACCGTAATGGTGAATTTAATCTTTATTCCTACGACGTAATGTCCAAAGAGATTAAACAACTCACGAGCTTCAAGGATTTTCCGGTACTGAATATGTCATCCGGAAATGGTAAAATTATTTTTGAACAAGCTGGTTATCTTCATACCCTTGACCCGGCTTCGGGAACTTCCGGTAAATTGACAATTGGTATCGCAGCAGATTTGTTGGAGCTAAGGCCAAGATTTGTTAAAAGTCCATCCTACATCCGTTCAGCTGATATTTCACCCTCGGGTTCTCGTGTTGTTTTTGATTATCGGGGAGAAATTGTTACTGTTCCCGCGGAAAAGGGTGATCCGAGAAACGTAACAAATACACCAGGAGCGCACGAAAAATATCCTGCCTGGTCGCCTGACGGAAAGTCAATTGCTTACTTTTCTGATGCTTCCGGTGAATATCAGCTTTACATAAAATCTCAGGATGGAAAAGGAGAAGTCAGAGCAATTTCTGTGGTTGGAAACGGATTTTATGCCAATATCAGATGGTCTCCGGATAGTAAGAAATTAAGTTATGTTGACAACGGAAGGAATTTGTACCTGGTCGATTTGAAATCCGGCGTATCGAAAAAAATTGATGCGGATGAATTGTATACACCAGGACCTTTCCGTGAACAATTCGGTGACTGGTCACCGGATTCCAAATGGATTGCTTACACAAAAGTGGAGGATACTTACTTTAAAAGAATCCTGTTTTATTCAGTCGATCAGGAAAAATCGTTTCCGGTTACCGATGGATTGAGTAATGCTTCGGATCCTGTTTTTGATCCAAGCGGCAAATATTTATACTTTTTCGCCTCAACAAATGCGGGACCGGTCGTAAACTGGTTTGATCAGTCAAACATTGATATGAGGGCGACGAGTTCAATTTATTTGCTGACACTTCAAAAAGAAACTGTTTCTCCTTTTGCGAAAGAAAGTGACGAAGAAAGTGCGAAAGAAGAAAAAGAAGAGGAGAAAAAGGTTGAGGAAAAAGCGGGGAAAGATAAAGGTAAAAGCAGCAAAACGACTGTTGTGGCAGAGAAAAAAGAAACTGATAAAAAACCGGTTTCTGTCAAAATTGATATGGAAGGAATTGAAAACCGGATCATTGATATTCCTGTAAAAGACGGTGATCATAGCAGTCTGGCCGTGGCAAAAGAAGGCGAATTACTATACATAAGATATGCAGATGATGGTAAGGCGATATTGCACAAATATGATATCAAAAAACGAAAAGATTCCGATGTAATGGAATTGGACGAATATTTTATCTCTGCTGACGGAAAGAAAATGCTTTATTCGAAAGCCGGTGCCTATGGAATTTCCAATGCGGGCGAAAAACCGGAAGCCGGAAAAGGGACTTTGAATGTTTCTGATATTCAGGTTAAAATTGATCCGGTTGCTGAATGGTCAAATATTTTTAATGAAGCCTGGCGCGTCAACCGTGATTATTTTTACGATCCAAAAATGCACGGTGCGGACTGGAAAGCAATGAAAGAAAAATACGCTGTTTTTCTTCCTGATCTGGCAACGCGCAACGACCTGAATATGCTGATTCAATGGATGTGCAGCGAACTTGCCATTGGACATCACCGTGTGAGTGATCCGGGTGATAAAATGAATAAACCGTTGAAAGTAAATGGCGGTTTGCTGGGAGCTGACTATGTGATTACAAACAATCATTATCAGATCAAAAAAATTTACGGCGGTCTGAATTACAATCCAAAATTGCGTTCGCCTTTAACTGAGCCTGGAATTAATGCGAAAGTAGGAGATTATATTCTGGCGGTGAATGGCGTAGAAGTTACTGCGGCTGAAAACCTGTACAAATTTTTCGAGGCTACGGCTGATAAAATTGTTGAATTGAAAATCGGGCCGAATGCGGATGGAAAAAATTCGAGAATAGTAAAGGTTGTACCTGTCGAAAACGAATACGCTTTGCGAAACCGTGATTGGGTTGAAGGAAATTTGAAAAAAGTAAACGAGGCCACAAAAGGGCGGGTGGCCTATGTTTATGTGCCAAACACGGCCGGAGAAGGTCATGATTATTTCAAGCGTTACTTCTTCCCGCAAGCCAATAAAAAGGCGATAATTATTGACGAACGCTTTAACGGCGGCGGTCTTTTGGCGGATTATTACATTGACATTTTACAAAGACCATATCAGGCAAACTGGCATATGCGCTATGGCCGTGAATTGAAATCACCAAGTGCCTCTATCCAAGGACCGAAAGTGATGATTACTGACGAAACCGCTGGTTCTGGCGGAGATATGCTGCCGTTTATGTTCCATAAATTCAAGGTTGGAACCTTGGTTGGTAAACGTACCTGGGGAGGTTTGGTTGGAATTTTAGGTTTTCCCGAATTTCTCGATGGTGGCTCTGTAACTGCGCCTAATGTTGCGATCTGGACAAAAGATGGTTTCATTATCGAAAATGTTGGTGTGGCGCCGGACATTGAAGTTGAACAAACGCCATCGGAAGTAATCAAAGGAAATGATCCGCAGCTGGAAAGAGCCATTGAAGTGGCACTGAAAGAATTGGAGAAAAATCCAGTCGTTGAACCTGTCAGACCTGAATTTCCGATTCGCGTTAAAAAATAA